From Pseudomonas sp. CCI4.2, one genomic window encodes:
- a CDS encoding c-type cytochrome: MNLINKILAVPAVVLALWAVAAQATTTDDIAKRLEPVGQVCVQGKECPGMDFVASAAGGGGAKTPDDIIAGHCGACHGTGLLGSPKIGDAADWGKRAKEQGGLDGILAKAITGINAMPPKGTCADCSDAELKATISQMSGLK; the protein is encoded by the coding sequence GTGAACCTAATCAATAAGATACTGGCAGTACCCGCCGTCGTATTGGCCCTTTGGGCCGTTGCCGCTCAAGCTACGACCACTGACGATATTGCCAAGCGTCTGGAGCCAGTAGGCCAAGTCTGCGTTCAAGGCAAAGAATGCCCTGGGATGGACTTTGTCGCATCGGCTGCCGGTGGCGGCGGGGCGAAAACCCCGGACGACATCATTGCCGGCCATTGTGGCGCATGCCACGGCACCGGTTTGCTGGGTTCGCCGAAAATCGGTGACGCCGCCGACTGGGGCAAGCGCGCCAAAGAGCAGGGCGGTCTTGACGGCATCTTGGCCAAGGCCATCACGGGCATCAACGCCATGCCGCCTAAAGGCACCTGCGCCGATTGCTCCGATGCAGAGCTCAAAGCCACCATCTCGCAAATGTCTGGGTTGAAGTAA
- a CDS encoding DUF4135 domain-containing protein has product MQQIFSVLEKNKLFVVQKIQSFKGLPSRYVPRPTATYHYALQCSLHASLMRSTNEREAFLAKILDNDNAPAKGFLPAEVKALLNLDIPYAKSQVGSLDFFEPHYSGEGHLDPNTYLDGLSNSVDYIENFSESRRNFELAQINNTLTAMKFMYDHDKKLTTHNFREVDAINLNSLSLPDVIESIRRSQHENIKFLTTKISTELSNNGLWYGFHASPGGYIEYSELGEDLYYGLSGIIYGLVTIHHMTPIPTDGLLPLLNETYRRVVAKLDNQGSHLGGSHFGISSSILPLAICLKYFDDSRHMNC; this is encoded by the coding sequence ATTCAACAAATTTTTTCGGTCCTAGAAAAAAACAAGCTATTCGTAGTCCAAAAAATTCAATCATTCAAAGGACTTCCATCGCGTTACGTGCCACGCCCCACCGCTACTTACCATTATGCGCTGCAATGCTCCCTTCATGCATCTTTGATGCGTTCGACAAATGAGCGAGAAGCGTTTTTAGCCAAGATTCTTGATAATGATAATGCGCCAGCAAAAGGATTTTTACCCGCGGAAGTAAAAGCACTTTTGAATCTTGACATTCCATATGCAAAAAGCCAGGTTGGGTCACTAGACTTTTTCGAGCCCCACTATTCCGGGGAAGGGCATCTAGATCCAAACACCTATCTGGACGGGCTATCCAACAGCGTTGATTATATCGAAAATTTCTCCGAGAGCCGCCGCAATTTTGAACTCGCTCAAATAAATAATACCTTAACCGCTATGAAGTTTATGTACGATCATGATAAAAAACTAACAACGCATAATTTTAGGGAAGTTGACGCGATCAATCTTAACTCACTCAGTCTACCGGACGTAATAGAAAGTATAAGACGTTCTCAACATGAGAATATAAAATTTCTCACTACCAAAATCTCAACAGAACTTTCCAATAACGGTTTATGGTATGGCTTTCACGCATCGCCGGGGGGTTATATAGAATATTCTGAATTGGGAGAAGATCTATATTACGGGCTTTCCGGCATAATATATGGCCTAGTAACCATCCACCACATGACACCAATACCGACAGACGGCTTATTACCGCTGCTGAATGAGACATATAGGCGAGTAGTCGCCAAATTAGATAATCAGGGGTCTCATCTGGGAGGCTCACATTTTGGCATATCCTCATCGATCTTACCTCTCGCAATCTGTCTCAAGTATTTTGACGATAGTCGACATATGAATTGTTAG
- a CDS encoding lanthionine synthetase LanC family protein, protein MLEKYKNYLHSAMSEDWWQKYYWGADLLSGMYGTLSVLTKLFELSGDYEFSALAVNLHGKIDTELTIADGKRMVQFDKSVTIRQDALLSGISHGVMGCAYSAFYFYKTIARTAEAYDVFTTFLDWELKQFDESINNWPDYRRRSESKGGEFSWSHGLPGNYLALQYFAEHGVQEALDFITEKPASSFFCYESLIQRERPSNDSMCHGAYGLLNILKKLYPAALSDPRVYAWLNLSLLAEHDVRELRSRSADPLGLWVGKTGAVLGASGILSRAYEFPFLVHQMNYL, encoded by the coding sequence TTGTTAGAAAAATACAAAAATTATTTGCACAGCGCAATGTCGGAAGACTGGTGGCAGAAGTATTATTGGGGCGCTGACCTTCTTTCTGGTATGTACGGAACACTCAGCGTACTGACTAAGCTATTTGAACTTTCCGGTGATTACGAATTCAGCGCTTTGGCCGTAAATTTGCACGGAAAAATTGACACTGAGCTTACTATCGCTGATGGCAAGCGAATGGTTCAATTCGACAAGTCCGTGACTATTCGACAAGACGCACTTCTCTCCGGAATTTCCCATGGCGTCATGGGATGCGCATACTCAGCATTTTATTTTTATAAAACCATCGCTAGGACAGCCGAAGCGTATGATGTTTTCACTACGTTTTTAGACTGGGAATTGAAGCAATTTGATGAAAGCATCAACAACTGGCCCGATTACCGCCGTAGGTCTGAATCGAAAGGTGGTGAGTTCTCATGGAGTCACGGTTTACCAGGAAACTATCTCGCCCTTCAGTATTTTGCGGAACACGGAGTACAAGAAGCATTAGATTTTATTACAGAAAAACCTGCATCATCGTTTTTTTGCTATGAAAGTCTTATACAAAGGGAACGGCCCTCGAATGATTCAATGTGCCATGGTGCATACGGCTTACTAAATATTTTAAAAAAATTATACCCCGCTGCACTATCCGATCCAAGAGTTTATGCATGGTTGAATTTGTCGTTATTAGCAGAGCACGATGTGCGAGAACTACGCTCTAGATCTGCCGATCCTTTGGGTCTTTGGGTAGGGAAAACGGGAGCGGTTCTGGGCGCATCCGGCATTCTTAGCAGAGCGTACGAGTTTCCCTTCCTTGTCCATCAAATGAACTACCTATAA
- a CDS encoding RidA family protein — MAILRQLTNDRMSQIVVHNSTVYLSGQVADNMAGGIEQQTRETLANIERLLDLAGTDTSRILSVTIYLKDIDADFAGMNSVWDKWLPKGVAPTRATVESKLCEPEILVELSVVAALP, encoded by the coding sequence ATGGCAATCCTGCGCCAGCTCACCAATGACCGCATGAGTCAGATCGTCGTCCACAACAGCACCGTGTATTTGTCCGGGCAAGTGGCTGACAACATGGCCGGCGGAATCGAGCAGCAAACCCGCGAAACCTTGGCCAACATCGAGCGTTTGCTGGATTTGGCCGGCACTGATACCTCGCGGATTCTCTCAGTGACCATTTACCTGAAAGACATCGATGCGGATTTTGCCGGGATGAATAGCGTGTGGGACAAGTGGCTGCCAAAAGGCGTCGCACCCACCCGCGCCACCGTTGAGTCGAAGCTGTGCGAGCCTGAGATTCTGGTTGAATTATCGGTAGTCGCTGCGCTGCCGTAA
- a CDS encoding DUF4135 domain-containing protein — translation MQYAIEILKLQSQDVKSITTDCPVWPYLVFFTKKSIEGLTKIEGLAEPEKKVIINGYLRNLSTRITNTAANVLTVEKDILNSTIKPHKLNTVEYYNLVRNNSNYLLNILEAYPELDRVLQQVSENFVDQTRLLATRLSEDRAFLEALIGEQSSYPISECNPSEGETHNGSLTVCSLTFSNGSKVIYKPRNLTIEHNASMLLKRLSEDAGTSYAEWEIPSYIVNQDHGWAQFVPHTPASNILDVHTYYKRAGFLLGFCTAFTASDITSDNIICNGSNPTPIDLETMFYCVLDIKTIPKEVRWNCAQTSILPNWTWKGTDGIGVDLSALGGLREQYVSLNLYQYIEDDSGDGTFGTDGVKIFPAENVLYIDGEVVSPWLYEQEIREGFNKFFRS, via the coding sequence ATGCAATACGCTATTGAAATATTAAAACTACAATCGCAAGACGTAAAAAGTATCACGACCGATTGTCCGGTATGGCCATACCTAGTCTTTTTTACAAAAAAGTCTATCGAAGGCTTAACAAAGATTGAAGGATTAGCTGAACCAGAGAAAAAGGTGATCATCAATGGTTATTTAAGGAACTTGTCAACGCGAATCACAAATACTGCTGCTAACGTATTAACCGTAGAAAAAGATATATTAAATTCAACGATCAAACCACATAAATTGAACACTGTGGAATACTATAATTTAGTGAGAAATAATTCAAATTATTTGCTCAATATCCTAGAGGCATATCCAGAGTTGGACCGGGTACTCCAGCAAGTATCCGAAAATTTTGTTGATCAAACCCGACTTTTGGCAACTCGTCTAAGCGAAGATCGAGCATTCTTGGAGGCATTAATCGGCGAACAGTCGTCCTATCCCATCAGTGAGTGTAACCCGTCGGAAGGTGAAACTCACAATGGCTCCCTCACCGTCTGCAGCTTAACTTTCTCCAATGGTAGCAAAGTAATATATAAACCCAGAAATCTCACGATAGAACATAACGCTTCGATGCTTCTAAAGAGGCTTTCTGAAGATGCAGGAACTAGTTACGCGGAATGGGAAATTCCGTCCTACATCGTAAATCAAGACCACGGCTGGGCACAGTTTGTGCCACATACACCAGCTAGTAATATTTTGGATGTGCATACTTATTATAAACGTGCCGGGTTTCTTCTAGGGTTTTGTACAGCTTTTACCGCTTCCGATATAACCTCTGACAATATTATATGCAATGGAAGCAACCCTACCCCCATCGACCTCGAGACTATGTTTTACTGCGTGCTAGATATCAAGACGATCCCTAAAGAGGTTCGTTGGAACTGTGCCCAGACAAGCATACTTCCGAACTGGACTTGGAAGGGGACCGACGGGATCGGGGTCGATTTAAGCGCTCTAGGTGGCCTGAGAGAACAATATGTCAGCCTTAATTTGTACCAGTACATAGAAGATGACAGCGGTGATGGAACTTTCGGCACCGACGGCGTCAAAATATTTCCAGCAGAAAACGTACTTTATATTGATGGAGAGGTCGTTAGCCCATGGCTCTATGAGCAAGAAATTCGTGAAGGATTCAACAAATTTTTTCGGTCCTAG
- a CDS encoding cupin domain-containing protein, with product MDVGERLQSIRKLKGLSQRELAKRAGVTNSTISMIEKNSVSPSISSLRKVLGGIPMSMVEFFSEELEQENPTQVVYKASELIDISDGAVTMKLVGKAHPSRAIAFLSEIYPPGADTGVEMLVHEGEETGIMLEGRLELVVGAETFILEAGDSYYFESTKPHRFRNPFDEPARLISAATPANF from the coding sequence TTGGACGTCGGTGAACGACTGCAATCCATTCGCAAGCTCAAAGGTCTGTCCCAACGTGAACTCGCCAAGCGAGCGGGCGTGACCAACAGCACCATCTCCATGATCGAGAAAAACAGCGTCAGCCCTTCGATTAGTTCTTTGAGAAAGGTGCTGGGCGGTATACCGATGTCCATGGTCGAGTTCTTTTCGGAAGAGTTGGAGCAAGAAAACCCGACGCAGGTGGTTTACAAAGCCAGCGAACTGATCGACATTTCGGACGGCGCGGTGACCATGAAACTGGTCGGGAAGGCGCACCCAAGTCGGGCGATCGCTTTTCTCAGCGAGATCTATCCTCCAGGTGCTGACACCGGGGTTGAAATGCTCGTTCATGAAGGCGAAGAAACCGGAATCATGCTCGAAGGTCGTTTGGAATTGGTGGTCGGTGCCGAGACGTTCATTCTTGAAGCGGGCGACAGCTATTATTTCGAAAGCACCAAGCCCCACCGCTTTCGTAACCCGTTCGACGAGCCGGCGCGACTAATCAGCGCAGCGACGCCAGCGAATTTTTGA
- a CDS encoding acetyl-CoA hydrolase/transferase C-terminal domain-containing protein has product MPKSCSIEHAVNQVLERLPAHIHMGLPLGLGKPNLFVNALYARVRQLPERRLTIYTALCLGRPDLGDGLQERFLEPFVARVFGDYPELDFLADLHRDSLPLNIHVEQFFMLPGSLLTSHSAQQDYVSSNYSHAARDINANGLNLVAQLVARDPARSGRLSLSCNSDVTLDLLPMIAKRRAAGETILLLGHVHADLPYMPGDSELDVDDFDLLIENEDHSTLFSTPNMPVGFQDHFIGLHTSTLVRDGGTLQIGIGSMGDALTAALLARQADNGAYRALLDELDATTSWQTLIQREGGLQPFAQGLYGCSEMFVNGLLVLVDAGIVRRRVYADAAAQRQAIAGTLDESLRSDGVVVHGGFFLGPNSFYQRLREFSLEQMGRFNMTAISYINELYGNEELKRLQRRDARFINSAFKVTLLGAAIADQLEDGRVVSGVGGQYNFVAQAHALEGARSVLMLRSWRESGGDVSSSIVWAYGHATIPRHLRDIVVTEYGIADLRGKTDARVIEALLNISDSRFQAKLIEQAQKVGKLPRDFQLDPRFSDNTPERLQALQARYGQLFPEYPLGCDFSAEEKDLLRALNWLKSKFKLTEILQLGKATFDAPEPSTYPAHLERMQLDNPQGLREELFQRLVLAGLQATDPGV; this is encoded by the coding sequence ATGCCAAAGTCATGCTCCATCGAACACGCCGTCAACCAAGTGCTCGAACGATTGCCTGCGCACATTCATATGGGGCTGCCGCTGGGCTTGGGCAAACCCAATCTTTTCGTTAACGCTCTGTATGCTCGAGTCAGGCAGTTGCCCGAGCGACGGCTGACGATTTACACCGCGCTTTGCCTTGGGCGGCCTGATTTGGGTGATGGGTTGCAGGAGCGCTTTCTTGAGCCCTTCGTGGCGCGGGTGTTTGGTGACTATCCCGAGTTGGATTTTCTCGCTGACCTTCACCGGGACAGCCTGCCGCTGAATATCCACGTTGAGCAATTTTTCATGTTGCCGGGCAGTTTGCTTACTAGTCACTCGGCGCAGCAGGATTACGTCAGTAGCAATTACAGCCATGCGGCCCGCGACATTAATGCCAATGGCTTGAACCTGGTGGCGCAACTGGTTGCTCGCGATCCGGCGCGTTCAGGGCGGTTGAGCTTGAGCTGTAATTCGGATGTGACCCTTGATCTGTTGCCGATGATTGCCAAACGTCGTGCTGCCGGTGAGACCATTTTGTTGCTCGGTCACGTACACGCCGATTTGCCGTACATGCCGGGTGACTCGGAGCTCGACGTGGATGATTTCGATCTGCTGATCGAGAACGAAGACCACAGCACCTTGTTTTCCACGCCGAACATGCCGGTGGGTTTTCAGGACCATTTCATCGGCTTGCATACCAGCACCTTAGTGCGCGATGGCGGCACGTTGCAGATCGGCATTGGTTCGATGGGCGATGCGTTGACGGCGGCGTTGCTGGCCCGACAAGCCGATAATGGAGCCTATCGGGCGCTGCTCGACGAGTTGGATGCCACCACGTCTTGGCAGACCTTGATCCAGCGTGAAGGCGGCTTGCAACCTTTTGCTCAGGGTCTGTACGGGTGCAGCGAAATGTTCGTCAACGGTCTGTTGGTGTTGGTCGATGCAGGCATAGTGCGGCGCAGGGTGTATGCCGATGCCGCCGCGCAAAGACAGGCTATCGCGGGCACGCTGGATGAGTCATTGCGGTCAGACGGCGTCGTGGTTCACGGAGGTTTTTTCCTCGGGCCGAATAGTTTTTATCAGCGCCTGCGTGAGTTCTCGTTGGAGCAGATGGGGCGCTTCAATATGACCGCCATCAGTTACATCAACGAGCTGTACGGCAACGAGGAGCTCAAGCGACTGCAGCGACGCGACGCGCGATTCATTAATAGTGCGTTCAAAGTAACGTTGCTGGGGGCGGCCATTGCCGATCAATTGGAAGACGGGCGCGTGGTCAGCGGGGTCGGTGGCCAATACAATTTTGTTGCCCAGGCTCATGCGTTGGAGGGCGCGCGCTCGGTGTTGATGCTGCGCAGCTGGCGTGAATCCGGCGGTGATGTCAGTTCAAGCATCGTTTGGGCCTACGGCCACGCCACCATTCCCCGGCATTTGCGTGACATCGTGGTCACTGAATATGGCATCGCTGATTTGCGGGGCAAAACCGACGCCAGGGTGATTGAGGCGCTGTTGAACATCAGTGATTCACGCTTTCAGGCAAAGCTGATTGAGCAAGCGCAGAAGGTGGGTAAGTTGCCTCGGGATTTTCAGCTTGATCCACGCTTCTCCGATAACACGCCCGAGCGCTTGCAGGCACTGCAGGCTCGGTACGGGCAGCTCTTCCCCGAGTACCCTCTGGGGTGTGATTTCAGTGCCGAAGAAAAGGATTTACTGCGGGCGTTGAATTGGCTGAAGAGCAAATTCAAACTCACTGAGATTTTACAGTTGGGCAAAGCCACTTTCGATGCGCCAGAGCCAAGCACTTACCCGGCGCACCTTGAGCGAATGCAGTTGGATAATCCACAGGGCTTGAGGGAAGAGCTGTTTCAGCGGCTGGTGCTGGCGGGGTTGCAGGCCACTGATCCTGGCGTCTGA
- a CDS encoding c-type cytochrome, whose amino-acid sequence MNLINKMLAVPAVVLALWAVGAQATTNTNDDIAKRLEPVGQVCIQGKECAGMEVAASAAGGGGAKSPDDIIAGHCNACHGTGLLGSPKIGDAADWGKRAKEQGGLDGLLAKAITGINAMPPKGTCADCSDAELKGAISKMSGLK is encoded by the coding sequence GTGAATTTAATTAACAAAATGCTGGCAGTACCTGCTGTCGTCTTGGCCCTTTGGGCCGTTGGCGCTCAGGCGACGACCAATACCAATGACGATATTGCCAAGCGTCTGGAGCCAGTAGGCCAAGTCTGCATACAAGGCAAAGAATGCGCAGGCATGGAGGTTGCGGCCTCCGCTGCCGGTGGAGGCGGTGCGAAATCGCCGGATGACATCATCGCTGGCCACTGCAACGCGTGCCACGGCACCGGCCTGCTGGGTTCGCCGAAAATCGGTGACGCCGCAGACTGGGGCAAGCGCGCCAAAGAGCAGGGCGGTCTTGATGGCCTGCTGGCAAAAGCGATCACCGGTATCAACGCAATGCCGCCAAAAGGCACCTGCGCCGATTGCTCCGATGCAGAGCTTAAAGGCGCCATTTCGAAAATGTCTGGTCTGAAGTAA
- the alr gene encoding alanine racemase, which translates to MRPARALIDLQALRQNYQLARESTGAKALAVIKADAYGHGAVRCAQALEGDADGFAVACIEEALELREAGIRAPILLLEGFFEASELPLIVEHDLWCVVHSLWQLEAIEQASLSKPLTAWLKLDSGMHRVGLRPDDYKAGYQRLLSSGKVANVVLMTHFARADELDCLRSDEQVAVFKAATQGIVAPISLRNSPAVLGWPTIPSDWVRPGILLYGATPFDQSNSLAARLKPVMTLESKVICVRELPAGEPIGYGGGFVTDRSMRIGVVAMGYADGYPRQAPTGTPVFIDGQLSRLLGRVSMDMLCVDLTDLPHAGLGSQVELWGKNVLASDVAAHAGTIPYQIFCNLRRVPRLYSGN; encoded by the coding sequence ATGCGTCCTGCCCGCGCTTTAATCGATCTGCAAGCCCTGCGTCAAAACTATCAGTTGGCACGTGAGTCCACAGGCGCCAAGGCGCTTGCGGTGATCAAGGCCGATGCTTATGGGCACGGCGCGGTGCGTTGCGCGCAGGCCCTGGAAGGTGACGCCGATGGCTTTGCCGTGGCCTGCATCGAAGAGGCGCTGGAGCTACGCGAGGCGGGAATCCGGGCACCGATTTTGCTGCTTGAAGGATTCTTCGAAGCCAGCGAATTGCCCCTTATCGTCGAGCATGATCTCTGGTGCGTGGTGCATTCACTGTGGCAGCTCGAGGCCATTGAGCAGGCCAGCCTAAGCAAACCGCTCACCGCCTGGCTCAAACTGGATTCGGGCATGCACCGAGTCGGCTTGCGCCCTGACGACTACAAAGCCGGCTACCAGCGTTTGTTGAGCAGTGGGAAAGTGGCGAACGTCGTCTTGATGACTCACTTCGCCCGTGCCGACGAACTGGATTGCTTGCGCAGCGACGAACAAGTGGCCGTGTTCAAAGCGGCCACCCAAGGGATCGTGGCGCCGATCAGTTTGCGTAACTCACCAGCGGTTCTGGGTTGGCCGACCATCCCAAGCGATTGGGTGCGCCCCGGCATTCTGCTCTACGGCGCCACGCCATTCGACCAGTCGAACAGCCTGGCCGCACGCCTGAAGCCGGTGATGACGCTGGAATCAAAAGTCATTTGTGTACGTGAATTGCCTGCGGGCGAACCGATTGGCTATGGCGGTGGTTTCGTCACCGATCGGTCCATGCGCATCGGCGTCGTCGCCATGGGTTACGCGGATGGTTATCCACGTCAGGCGCCCACCGGCACGCCAGTTTTTATCGACGGGCAATTGAGCCGATTGCTGGGCCGTGTGTCCATGGACATGCTGTGCGTTGATTTGACCGATTTGCCACACGCTGGGCTTGGCAGCCAAGTTGAATTGTGGGGCAAAAACGTTCTTGCCAGCGACGTTGCCGCTCACGCCGGGACCATCCCCTATCAGATTTTTTGCAACCTACGCCGGGTCCCAAGGCTCTATTCCGGGAACTGA
- a CDS encoding AAA family ATPase, whose amino-acid sequence MNATIIKEIRLKAGVLLNKSIHYIFPINFDNAITVIVGDNGAGKSTLLESIAVKLGCNPEGGGKNFSFSTEATHSDLHNNIIISKGYRKEKDIFFYRAETFYNLNTEIRRLDSEGSFDPEIKTYYGGKDLHSMSHGEAMEALYQNRFKPDGIYILDEPEASLHPIRQLSFVIRIAELAKQGSQFIIATHSPIIMSIPSCDLRHLHNGVLEPANACEMESYSIYKAVINSDGRYLERLLSDDE is encoded by the coding sequence ATGAACGCTACAATTATTAAAGAAATACGACTCAAGGCTGGAGTGTTACTTAATAAGTCTATACACTATATTTTTCCAATTAATTTCGACAATGCAATAACAGTAATTGTCGGAGACAATGGAGCTGGCAAGTCTACTTTGCTTGAATCGATTGCTGTAAAACTAGGATGTAACCCCGAGGGAGGTGGGAAAAATTTCTCTTTCAGCACAGAGGCTACTCACTCAGACTTACATAATAATATCATTATTTCCAAAGGTTACAGAAAGGAGAAAGACATCTTCTTTTATCGAGCTGAGACTTTTTATAATTTAAACACCGAGATTAGACGCTTAGACAGCGAGGGAAGCTTTGATCCTGAGATTAAAACTTATTATGGAGGAAAAGATCTTCACTCTATGTCTCATGGCGAGGCAATGGAAGCACTCTACCAAAATCGATTTAAACCGGACGGCATCTATATTTTAGACGAGCCGGAAGCTTCTCTACACCCAATTCGCCAACTTAGCTTTGTCATTAGGATTGCTGAGCTAGCAAAACAAGGTTCTCAGTTTATAATTGCGACCCATTCTCCAATTATCATGTCAATCCCTAGCTGTGACCTGCGACACCTGCACAATGGCGTCCTAGAGCCTGCTAATGCTTGCGAGATGGAATCGTACAGCATTTATAAGGCTGTTATAAATTCTGATGGCCGATACTTGGAACGCCTACTTTCGGATGACGAGTAA